The Halomonas sp. KG2 genome contains a region encoding:
- a CDS encoding DMT family transporter, translated as MSSADALRLVLLSSLWGLSFIFMRVAAPEFGAIPLVLVRMGVGALLLVPLLLSLRYLRLIWQHKGPLLLLGVMNHVLPFSLLALATTRLEAGFTSLINATTPIFTALLGAAFFATPIQRQQYIGLALALVGVYVLSADRLDFTLGGDGWFIVAVLGATFCYGLAGNYSKTRLSHLPSRVLAAGSSAMSALVLFVPGVLLWPSEPVSVLAWGNALALAMLSTTLAFLLYFGLLASAGATATSTVTFLVPVSALLWGYLLLNETLSLQVVAGMVITLAGTAIATRLLRLRSRGALAPPHPPHE; from the coding sequence ATGTCATCGGCTGATGCGCTGCGTTTGGTTTTGCTCTCTTCCCTATGGGGGCTATCGTTTATTTTTATGCGTGTAGCCGCGCCGGAATTTGGCGCTATTCCGCTAGTGTTAGTCAGGATGGGAGTTGGCGCTTTGCTCTTGGTGCCGCTGCTCCTGAGCCTGCGCTATCTGCGGCTAATCTGGCAGCACAAAGGACCGTTACTACTGCTGGGTGTGATGAATCATGTGCTGCCTTTCTCATTGTTGGCGTTAGCGACAACACGGTTAGAGGCAGGGTTTACTTCGCTGATAAACGCCACCACACCGATTTTCACAGCCCTACTTGGCGCCGCCTTTTTTGCCACCCCCATTCAACGTCAGCAGTACATTGGTCTCGCACTAGCGCTAGTGGGTGTGTATGTGCTGTCTGCTGACCGGCTAGACTTCACTCTAGGCGGCGATGGCTGGTTTATTGTTGCGGTACTCGGTGCCACGTTTTGTTACGGACTTGCTGGTAACTACTCGAAAACGCGCTTGAGTCATCTACCCAGCCGCGTGTTGGCGGCTGGTAGCAGCGCGATGTCAGCACTGGTGTTATTCGTACCTGGCGTGCTGCTCTGGCCTAGCGAGCCTGTCAGCGTGCTCGCCTGGGGTAACGCCCTGGCGCTGGCGATGCTAAGCACCACACTAGCCTTCCTGCTTTATTTCGGCCTATTAGCTAGTGCAGGGGCCACAGCGACCTCAACCGTCACCTTTTTGGTCCCTGTCAGCGCCCTGTTGTGGGGCTACTTGCTACTTAATGAGACGCTTAGTCTTCAAGTGGTGGCTGGCATGGTAATCACCCTAGCAGGCACCGCCATTGCTACCCGGCTATTAAGGCTTAGGTCTCGCGGCGCGTTGGCACCACCTCATCCCCCACACGAATAG
- a CDS encoding OsmC family protein, which produces MDSKASARWEGGLKDGQGNVATESGALDASYSFKQRFEGAPGTTPEELIGAAHASCFSMALSMILGEKGFTADAIDTNARVTLSQSADGFDISSIHLDVVASVSGADDAAFQEAAETAKANCPVSKVLNADITMDATLKG; this is translated from the coding sequence ATGGATAGTAAAGCAAGTGCACGTTGGGAAGGTGGACTCAAAGATGGTCAAGGCAATGTGGCAACGGAAAGTGGAGCATTGGATGCGAGCTATTCGTTCAAACAGCGCTTTGAAGGAGCACCCGGCACCACCCCGGAAGAGTTAATTGGTGCTGCTCATGCAAGCTGTTTCTCAATGGCGCTTTCGATGATTCTTGGCGAGAAAGGCTTTACCGCTGATGCTATTGATACCAATGCGCGTGTAACGCTTTCACAAAGTGCCGATGGTTTCGATATTTCCAGTATTCATTTGGACGTTGTGGCCAGCGTAAGCGGTGCCGATGACGCTGCTTTTCAAGAAGCCGCCGAAACGGCTAAAGCGAACTGCCCTGTTTCCAAAGTATTAAATGCAGACATAACTATGGACGCAACTTTAAAAGGGTGA
- a CDS encoding L,D-transpeptidase family protein: MTVAARYQTLRQVKKLWASSVALGAWLFASSAVASESELPKGHFLLPDEGNMVGEVYTVTAKKEDTLLDIAREHNVGYEEIRMANPDTSIWIPGEGTEVTILGQYILPDEPRTGIVINVAELRLYYYPEVEEGKAPRVETYPIGIGRDAFNTPLGITKTTMRLENPAWYPPESIRREAAERGDPAPAVVPPGEDNPLGQYAILLDIPGYLIHGTNQPDGVGMRASRGCIRMHPEDIESVFWRVPVGAQVNIINSPVKVGWGSNANAYVQAFTPTDEQSFGMEMLLEVVSLIEAHEGDEHGIDYEQVRNVLEKANGQVVPLS; the protein is encoded by the coding sequence ATGACAGTTGCCGCACGGTATCAAACGCTTCGACAGGTTAAAAAATTGTGGGCTAGTAGTGTCGCTCTGGGAGCTTGGTTGTTTGCATCCAGTGCCGTTGCCAGTGAAAGTGAATTACCCAAAGGCCACTTTTTGCTCCCTGATGAGGGGAATATGGTGGGCGAGGTGTATACCGTTACGGCGAAAAAAGAGGATACTCTGCTCGACATCGCCCGTGAGCATAATGTGGGTTACGAAGAGATTCGTATGGCCAATCCGGATACCAGTATTTGGATACCTGGCGAAGGTACTGAGGTGACAATACTCGGCCAATATATTCTGCCAGACGAGCCGCGTACTGGCATTGTGATTAATGTTGCTGAGCTTAGACTCTATTATTATCCAGAGGTAGAAGAGGGCAAGGCACCGCGGGTAGAGACGTATCCTATTGGAATTGGTCGCGATGCGTTCAATACGCCGCTGGGCATTACTAAGACCACTATGCGCCTTGAGAACCCTGCATGGTATCCACCTGAATCTATTCGCCGAGAAGCTGCTGAGCGCGGCGATCCTGCGCCCGCAGTTGTTCCACCAGGTGAAGATAACCCGTTAGGGCAATACGCTATTTTGCTGGATATCCCTGGCTACTTAATTCATGGCACTAATCAGCCCGACGGTGTTGGCATGCGCGCAAGCAGAGGCTGCATTCGAATGCACCCAGAAGATATTGAGTCTGTGTTTTGGCGAGTTCCAGTAGGTGCGCAGGTAAACATTATCAACAGCCCCGTTAAGGTGGGCTGGGGGAGTAATGCAAATGCCTATGTTCAAGCTTTTACGCCCACGGATGAACAGAGTTTTGGTATGGAAATGCTGTTAGAAGTGGTTAGCCTAATTGAGGCACACGAAGGTGATGAACACGGCATTGATTACGAACAGGTGCGTAATGTGCTGGAAAAAGCCAATGGTCAGGTTGTTCCACTTAGCTAA
- a CDS encoding response regulator has product MIAQSVHQQGPVMTSSVERQSTATIAVVDDDQALRESLVWLLESVGLTAQAFHDGEQFLASQHDKLGALLLDVRMPGMSGLQVQQQLVDQGATLPVIMMTGHGDVPMAVAALKNGAFDFIEKPFNHQQLIDSVQQALGSAHQQQRAKQQLAMLRTRYQSLRPKEQRIVIHVAEGMTSREIAEHMEISGKTVEVYRLRAMKAMHAANLAELVRQAVALELVSSLSASPIDSERPS; this is encoded by the coding sequence ATGATTGCGCAATCAGTGCATCAACAGGGGCCAGTAATGACCAGCAGTGTTGAACGACAGTCTACCGCCACCATTGCGGTTGTTGATGATGATCAAGCATTGCGTGAATCGCTGGTTTGGCTGCTTGAGTCCGTCGGATTGACCGCTCAAGCGTTTCATGACGGCGAGCAATTCTTAGCGAGCCAGCACGATAAGTTGGGCGCGCTGCTGCTTGATGTTCGCATGCCAGGAATGAGTGGACTGCAAGTGCAGCAGCAGTTGGTTGATCAAGGCGCTACCCTGCCGGTCATCATGATGACGGGGCATGGCGATGTCCCCATGGCAGTGGCTGCACTAAAGAACGGCGCATTTGATTTTATTGAAAAGCCGTTCAACCACCAGCAGCTGATTGACAGCGTGCAACAGGCGCTGGGCAGCGCTCATCAACAGCAACGCGCTAAGCAGCAGTTGGCAATGCTGCGAACACGTTACCAATCGCTACGCCCGAAAGAGCAGCGCATTGTGATTCATGTAGCAGAAGGAATGACCAGTCGTGAAATTGCCGAGCACATGGAGATTAGCGGTAAAACCGTCGAGGTCTATCGGTTAAGAGCCATGAAGGCCATGCACGCTGCAAATTTGGCAGAACTGGTGCGGCAAGCGGTGGCGCTGGAGCTCGTTTCCTCACTCAGCGCCTCCCCTATTGATAGCGAACGGCCTAGCTAA
- a CDS encoding PAS domain S-box protein, with product MDTSNEATLSARIKALEAQNAVLEEEKRHYQWLAESTTDLISRHARDGTFLYASQAARDLLGYEPEELIGVSAYQLFHPADLSDLLNKSPRVYYHDGFYQQTYRFRAKAGHYIWFETTSRTRRDAATGELIDILCVSRDVSRRVHAEATRERLAQVVESTTDYVLFLGPNQHIFSANEAARRCFSLPRDAMQVALSALYPTDSLALLEQVVFPAVERYGSWSGELEMLSTHGSVPVLGVVLTHRSRGAEPGHFALINRDISVRKAAEAQARRHQEQIAHANRLAAAGELASNIAHELNQPLGAIANYASGALLKTTHTPNLPASELQLPLARIDEQVQRLAERLRHMRSFVRKRSHCVRPLVLEHVIAAAFQLCDWQYKQASVQLTQQLPHGLPRIYADPIALEQVIVNLLLNALTASRDTPDADQVIVAAQKSGNRQLTLSVEDQGPGVAPDHQDTIFDAFFTTRDEGLGMGLAISRSLIESMGGALTLRPQQNAKGACFDIILRTETV from the coding sequence ATGGACACCAGTAACGAAGCCACATTAAGCGCCAGAATCAAAGCACTAGAAGCGCAAAATGCAGTGCTGGAAGAAGAGAAGCGTCATTATCAGTGGCTAGCCGAAAGTACCACTGACTTGATATCTCGCCATGCCCGCGACGGTACTTTTTTATATGCCTCTCAAGCGGCGCGAGACTTACTAGGGTACGAACCCGAAGAGCTGATTGGCGTATCGGCCTATCAGCTGTTTCATCCTGCCGATCTAAGTGATCTGCTGAACAAATCACCCCGGGTCTACTATCACGACGGTTTTTATCAGCAAACGTATCGCTTTCGGGCTAAGGCAGGTCACTACATCTGGTTTGAAACCACCAGCCGAACCCGCCGAGATGCTGCCACAGGCGAGCTAATTGATATTTTATGCGTCTCTCGGGATGTGAGCCGCCGAGTCCATGCCGAAGCCACAAGAGAGCGTTTAGCGCAGGTGGTCGAATCCACTACCGACTACGTACTTTTTTTAGGGCCTAATCAACACATTTTTAGTGCCAACGAAGCGGCTCGGCGCTGTTTTTCACTCCCACGCGATGCTATGCAAGTTGCTCTGTCAGCGCTTTACCCTACTGACTCATTGGCACTATTGGAGCAAGTGGTATTCCCCGCCGTTGAACGCTATGGCTCCTGGAGCGGCGAGCTGGAAATGCTCAGTACGCACGGTTCAGTTCCCGTGCTTGGCGTCGTGCTTACCCACCGCAGCCGCGGGGCGGAACCTGGGCACTTTGCATTAATTAATCGCGATATTAGTGTGCGTAAAGCTGCCGAAGCCCAGGCACGTCGGCACCAAGAACAAATTGCCCATGCCAATCGGTTAGCCGCCGCCGGAGAGCTTGCGTCTAATATTGCCCATGAACTCAATCAGCCCCTTGGTGCCATCGCCAATTACGCCAGTGGCGCCCTTTTGAAAACAACGCACACGCCTAACTTACCCGCCAGCGAACTACAGCTGCCACTGGCCCGCATTGATGAGCAAGTACAGCGTCTTGCCGAACGACTCCGCCATATGCGCAGCTTTGTGCGTAAACGCAGCCACTGTGTCAGGCCCCTGGTGCTTGAACACGTCATTGCCGCCGCCTTTCAACTGTGCGACTGGCAGTATAAGCAGGCCTCTGTTCAGCTTACCCAGCAATTGCCCCACGGGTTGCCACGTATTTATGCGGACCCTATTGCCCTTGAGCAAGTAATCGTTAACCTATTGCTCAATGCGCTAACCGCGAGCCGTGACACCCCTGATGCCGATCAGGTCATCGTTGCCGCGCAAAAAAGCGGCAATCGACAGCTGACCCTTAGCGTTGAAGACCAAGGTCCAGGTGTAGCGCCAGATCATCAAGACACCATTTTTGATGCCTTTTTCACCACCCGCGATGAAGGATTGGGAATGGGTTTGGCAATTAGCCGTTCGCTAATCGAGAGCATGGGCGGGGCGCTTACTCTGCGCCCCCAGCAAAACGCGAAAGGCGCATGCTTCGACATAATACTTCGCACAGAAACAGTATGA
- a CDS encoding 2OG-Fe(II) oxygenase — MIASAAPNSLPNSSSPPAINPIAHIALVDALVEQGWYVGNNVIDLDLCQALHRELNHMAEHDVLDEAGIGRGKEHHLRKDIRGDAIHWLDRESAAQRRYLDAMAELQLSLNQALFLGLFEYEAHFAHYPPGAFYQRHLDSFRGRANRVISTVGYLNPEWPLDGGGEMVIYHPDTPSLEVARVVPEAGTFACFLSETIPHEVLPTQRPRASIAGWFRRNASLDGVLDPAR; from the coding sequence TGCAGCGCCAAACTCTTTACCCAATAGCAGTAGCCCTCCAGCGATCAACCCTATCGCCCATATTGCACTGGTTGATGCGCTCGTTGAGCAAGGCTGGTACGTGGGTAACAACGTGATAGACCTTGATCTTTGCCAAGCGCTGCACCGAGAGCTGAACCATATGGCCGAACACGATGTGCTTGATGAAGCTGGCATTGGCCGCGGCAAAGAACATCACCTTCGCAAAGATATTCGCGGCGATGCCATTCACTGGTTAGATAGAGAAAGCGCAGCCCAGCGCCGCTACCTTGACGCCATGGCAGAACTCCAGCTATCGCTCAATCAAGCGCTTTTCCTGGGATTGTTTGAGTATGAAGCTCACTTTGCCCACTACCCGCCAGGTGCATTTTATCAACGCCACTTAGACAGTTTTCGAGGGCGAGCTAACCGAGTTATTTCAACCGTCGGTTACTTAAACCCTGAGTGGCCCTTGGATGGCGGCGGAGAGATGGTCATTTATCACCCCGACACCCCTTCTTTGGAAGTCGCCCGCGTAGTGCCTGAAGCTGGGACGTTTGCCTGCTTTTTATCCGAAACCATTCCCCACGAGGTGCTGCCAACCCAGCGTCCGCGTGCCAGCATCGCTGGCTGGTTTAGGCGTAATGCCTCGCTGGATGGCGTGCTCGACCCGGCGCGTTGA